In one Hymenobacter sp. DG25B genomic region, the following are encoded:
- a CDS encoding cellulase family glycosylhydrolase: protein MFLTLSLPKASAQKAPPATADIYIDPAGVIRWQGSRQEVALFGVNYTTPFAYSYRAHKKLGVNLEQAIDEDVYHLSRLGIDAFRVHVWDVEITDTAGNLLDNEHLRLFDYLIQKLKQRNIKILLTPIAYWGNGYPEPDTAMTGFSSIYPKNKAYRIPRAIKAQENYLTQFLNHRNPYTKQLNREDPDIIAYEVCNEPHYSQPEAEVSSFVQRMVAAMRATGYRKPIFYNIAESPTVSNAILSSPVDGFTFQWYPSGLVNGHTLRGNPLPYVQQYPTPYRQDPRFTSKPRLVYEFESGDILQPLMYPMMARSFRGAGFQWATQFAYDPLAIAYANTEYQTHYLNLAYTPAKAISLLIAGRVFRQVKRDQQFPAFPKDSVFNNFRVSYRAGLSELNADEEFLYTGTTTTRPRKPAALRRVAGTGSSVVVNYEGTGAYFLDRLANGMWRLEVMPDAIAVRDPFAKTSLRQTVTHIFWNTQPMRLTLPGLGADFTVRGLDKGNTFQARASNGTVRLQPGVYLVAARGKNTGSFTAQTRLGAIQLGEFVAPAPTTRQVQVVHTAPAQLSAGRAATLQATIAGVEAADSMLLVAQHFYGPTRTLPMRRLTLTTAEVTVPAELLYPGLLRYWVVVKHQGQNTSFPGPLTGSPKDWDFVPREYWEAPIVAADAALPLFQAAQDQPRIEAGGITGGGWADYITIPTGAVALRLLQSPPTTGTAAPTTPDNAPIAFLRTYFRDRLAPRASDLTNMKELVVRGRKGAGAGRVQLVLITRDAAAYVANVELGADMQEARVPLSSFQLGSQVLLPRPYPGFLPFTFQAPGPATLPLAEAEVLQVLLHSGTSTGSDARPFLDIELIVLR from the coding sequence TTGTTTCTGACCCTGAGTCTGCCCAAAGCCAGCGCCCAAAAAGCCCCTCCCGCTACCGCCGATATTTACATTGACCCCGCCGGGGTCATTCGCTGGCAGGGCAGCCGGCAGGAAGTAGCCCTGTTTGGGGTGAACTATACTACGCCCTTCGCCTACTCCTACCGCGCGCACAAAAAGCTGGGCGTGAATCTGGAGCAGGCCATCGACGAGGATGTATATCACCTTTCCCGATTGGGCATTGATGCGTTTCGGGTGCACGTCTGGGATGTGGAAATAACCGACACGGCCGGCAACCTGCTGGACAACGAGCACCTGCGCCTCTTCGATTATCTGATTCAGAAGCTCAAGCAGCGCAACATTAAAATCCTGCTCACGCCCATTGCCTACTGGGGCAACGGCTACCCCGAGCCCGACACGGCCATGACGGGCTTTTCCAGCATTTACCCCAAGAACAAAGCCTACCGGATTCCGCGCGCCATTAAGGCCCAGGAAAACTACCTCACCCAGTTCCTCAACCACCGCAACCCCTACACCAAGCAGCTCAACCGCGAGGACCCCGACATCATTGCCTACGAGGTGTGCAACGAGCCGCACTACAGCCAGCCTGAGGCGGAAGTGAGCAGCTTTGTGCAGCGCATGGTGGCGGCTATGCGGGCCACCGGCTACCGCAAGCCCATTTTCTACAACATTGCCGAAAGCCCGACGGTATCCAACGCCATTCTCAGCAGCCCGGTGGATGGCTTCACGTTTCAGTGGTACCCCTCGGGGCTGGTAAACGGGCACACGCTGCGCGGCAACCCCTTGCCTTATGTGCAGCAGTACCCTACGCCGTACCGCCAGGACCCGCGTTTCACTAGTAAGCCCCGGTTGGTGTATGAGTTTGAATCCGGTGACATTCTGCAGCCGCTGATGTACCCCATGATGGCGCGCAGCTTCCGGGGCGCCGGCTTCCAGTGGGCCACCCAGTTTGCCTACGACCCCTTGGCCATTGCCTACGCCAACACCGAGTACCAGACGCACTACCTGAACCTGGCCTACACGCCGGCCAAAGCCATTAGTCTGCTGATTGCGGGCCGGGTTTTCCGGCAGGTAAAGCGCGACCAGCAGTTTCCCGCCTTCCCCAAAGATTCCGTGTTCAACAACTTCCGGGTGAGCTACCGCGCCGGCCTGAGCGAGCTGAATGCCGACGAGGAATTTCTGTACACCGGCACCACCACTACCAGGCCGCGCAAACCAGCAGCGCTGCGCCGGGTGGCCGGCACGGGCTCCTCGGTAGTAGTTAATTATGAAGGCACCGGCGCTTACTTTCTGGACCGCCTGGCCAACGGCATGTGGCGGCTGGAAGTAATGCCAGATGCCATTGCCGTGCGCGACCCATTTGCCAAAACCTCCCTGCGCCAGACCGTCACACACATCTTCTGGAACACCCAGCCCATGCGCCTTACACTGCCTGGTTTAGGGGCTGATTTCACGGTGCGCGGCCTGGACAAAGGCAACACATTCCAGGCTCGGGCCAGCAACGGCACTGTGCGACTACAGCCGGGCGTGTACCTGGTAGCGGCCCGGGGCAAAAACACCGGTTCCTTCACCGCGCAAACCAGGCTGGGCGCTATCCAGCTGGGCGAGTTTGTAGCCCCGGCCCCCACTACCAGACAAGTGCAGGTAGTGCACACGGCCCCGGCTCAGCTGTCGGCCGGCCGGGCGGCTACGCTGCAGGCTACTATTGCGGGGGTGGAGGCCGCTGATTCCATGCTGCTGGTGGCGCAGCACTTCTATGGCCCTACCCGCACGCTGCCCATGCGCCGCCTCACCCTGACCACCGCCGAAGTCACCGTACCCGCCGAATTGCTGTACCCTGGTTTGCTGCGCTACTGGGTGGTAGTGAAGCACCAGGGCCAGAATACCAGTTTCCCCGGTCCCCTCACCGGTTCGCCCAAAGACTGGGACTTTGTGCCCCGGGAATACTGGGAAGCGCCCATAGTAGCAGCTGATGCCGCCCTGCCGCTGTTCCAGGCTGCCCAGGACCAGCCCCGGATAGAAGCCGGCGGTATAACCGGTGGCGGCTGGGCTGATTATATAACTATCCCAACCGGTGCCGTAGCCCTGCGCCTGCTGCAAAGCCCACCCACTACCGGCACCGCGGCCCCCACCACCCCTGATAATGCCCCTATTGCCTTCCTCCGCACCTACTTCCGCGACCGGCTGGCTCCCCGCGCCAGCGACCTGACCAACATGAAGGAGTTAGTTGTCCGGGGCCGCAAAGGTGCCGGCGCGGGCCGCGTTCAGCTGGTACTCATTACCCGGGATGCCGCGGCTTACGTGGCTAACGTGGAGCTGGGCGCTGACATGCAGGAAGCACGCGTGCCGCTCAGCTCCTTCCAGTTGGGCAGCCAGGTGCTACTCCCGCGCCCCTACCCCGGCTTTCTACCCTTCACCTTCCAGGCGCCCGGCCCGGCCACACTGCCGCTGGCCGAAGCAGAAGTGTTACAGGTGCTGCTTCACTCCGGCACTTCCACCGGCTCCGATGCCCGCCCTTTCTTGGATATTGAATTGATAGTGCTGCGCTGA
- a CDS encoding M1 family metallopeptidase: protein MTLKLLAALLLASAPVLAQQALPIPRNLQATYQKGTRSEDGKPGPKYWQNTADYTLNINFDPATRLVQGTVDIAYVNNSPDSLRQIWFKLYPNYYQKGAPRVSSVKPEDLHDGVKIAQLSVNGEAEDVAKLKIDATNMPVSIKPLAPGQTARVAISYSYTLNKGSHMRTGEIEEGAHFVAYFFPRITVYDDIDGWNRLPYIGSQEFYNDFSNFKAAITVPKNFVVWATGDLKNTDQVLQKKYAKRLRDAEKKDRITSIITEEDAKRRDITAQNATNTWQFEAKNVTDFVFATADHYVWQSTSLIVDPATKRRTRVDAVYNTKHKDYEEVIHFARKTVQAMSYDFPKWPFPYSHETIFDGLDQMEYPMMVNDNPTESRADAITLTDHEIFHTMFPFYMGINETKYGWMDEGWATIGEWIISKMIDPTLDDDYGIAPYARAADTEQDMPIVTLTTQQNGTPFFLNSYPKPGLGYLYVKDLLGDELFTKALHTYIRNWNGKHPMPYDFFNSMNAGAGRNLNWFWQRWFFEGGYPDLAIASVTKQGNQSQIVVEAKGTKPVPVDLTVTFADNSTQQIHRTIAVWETGAKSVTIPVPSDKVVTKVKLGATLVPDSNPKDNLWEGK, encoded by the coding sequence ATGACTCTGAAGCTTCTTGCCGCGCTGCTGTTGGCTAGCGCCCCCGTTCTTGCCCAGCAAGCCCTACCTATTCCGCGCAATCTGCAGGCCACTTACCAGAAAGGCACCCGTTCCGAAGACGGCAAGCCCGGCCCCAAATACTGGCAAAACACCGCCGACTACACCCTCAACATCAACTTCGACCCCGCTACCCGCCTGGTGCAGGGCACGGTGGATATTGCCTACGTCAACAACAGCCCCGATTCGCTGCGGCAGATCTGGTTTAAGCTTTACCCCAACTACTACCAGAAAGGTGCCCCGCGGGTATCGTCGGTGAAGCCCGAAGACCTGCACGATGGGGTGAAGATTGCGCAACTCAGTGTGAACGGCGAGGCCGAGGATGTGGCCAAGCTGAAAATTGATGCCACCAATATGCCCGTGAGCATCAAGCCGCTGGCGCCGGGGCAAACGGCGCGCGTGGCCATCAGCTACTCCTACACGCTCAACAAAGGCTCGCATATGCGCACCGGCGAGATTGAGGAAGGCGCGCATTTCGTGGCCTACTTCTTTCCGCGCATCACCGTGTACGACGATATTGATGGCTGGAACCGCCTGCCCTACATCGGCTCGCAGGAGTTCTACAACGACTTCAGCAACTTCAAAGCCGCCATTACGGTGCCCAAAAACTTTGTGGTGTGGGCCACCGGCGACCTGAAAAACACCGACCAGGTCCTCCAGAAAAAGTACGCCAAGCGCCTGCGCGATGCGGAAAAGAAGGACCGCATCACCAGCATCATCACCGAAGAAGACGCAAAGCGCCGTGACATCACGGCCCAGAATGCCACCAACACCTGGCAGTTTGAGGCGAAGAATGTAACCGACTTCGTGTTTGCCACCGCCGACCACTACGTGTGGCAATCTACCAGCCTGATAGTGGACCCCGCTACCAAGCGCCGCACCCGCGTAGATGCCGTGTACAACACCAAGCACAAGGACTACGAGGAGGTGATTCACTTTGCCCGCAAAACGGTGCAGGCCATGAGCTACGACTTCCCGAAGTGGCCTTTCCCCTACTCCCACGAAACCATTTTCGATGGCCTCGACCAGATGGAGTATCCCATGATGGTGAATGACAACCCCACCGAATCCCGCGCCGACGCCATTACCCTCACCGACCACGAGATATTCCACACGATGTTCCCGTTCTACATGGGCATCAACGAAACCAAGTACGGCTGGATGGATGAAGGCTGGGCCACCATTGGCGAGTGGATCATCTCCAAAATGATTGACCCCACCCTGGACGACGACTACGGTATTGCGCCCTACGCCCGCGCCGCCGATACGGAGCAGGACATGCCCATCGTGACGCTGACGACCCAGCAAAATGGCACGCCATTCTTCCTCAACTCCTACCCCAAGCCCGGCCTGGGCTACCTGTATGTGAAGGATTTACTGGGCGATGAGTTGTTCACGAAGGCGCTGCACACCTACATCCGCAACTGGAACGGCAAGCACCCCATGCCCTACGATTTCTTCAACTCCATGAACGCCGGGGCCGGCCGCAACCTCAACTGGTTCTGGCAGCGCTGGTTCTTCGAGGGCGGCTACCCCGACCTGGCCATTGCCAGCGTAACCAAGCAGGGCAACCAGTCCCAGATTGTAGTGGAAGCCAAGGGCACCAAGCCCGTGCCGGTAGACCTAACTGTAACCTTCGCCGATAACTCTACCCAGCAGATTCACCGCACCATTGCCGTGTGGGAAACCGGCGCCAAATCCGTCACCATTCCAGTGCCTTCTGATAAGGTAGTGACGAAGGTGAAGCTGGGCGCTACGCTGGTACCGGATAGCAACCCGAAGGATAATTTGTGGGAGGGTAAGTAG